The Brassica oleracea var. oleracea cultivar TO1000 chromosome C6, BOL, whole genome shotgun sequence genome includes a region encoding these proteins:
- the LOC106296853 gene encoding IAA-amino acid hydrolase ILR1-like 6, protein MPKSQITNLCLFFLSLKKKKTEQVMDSLQKLNLLFISLAITIVSLNIATDLPFIEVKFPNNNILLRTTPVKNQSSSIPSRVGSDECRLWTQVCSDEILRLAHEPENVAWLKRVRRTIHENPELAFEEFETSRLVRTELDRLDIRYKYPLAKTGIRAWIGSGGAPFVAVRADMDALPIQEAVEWKHKSKVAGKMHACGHDAHVTMLLGAAQILKSREHLLKGTVILLFQPAEEAGNGAKKMIEDGALDDVEAIFAVHVSHEHPTGVIGSRSGPLLAGCGFFRAIITSEESGSSADLIIAASSAVISLQGIVSREASPLDAQVVSVTSFDGGHSLDAVPDTVVLGGTFRAFSNSSFYYLMKRIREVLMEQVGVFGCKATLNFFEEQNAIYPPTTNDDGMYTHLKKVTVDLLGDNNFAVAPQVMGAEDFAFYSEVIPAAFYFIGIRNEELGSVHIGHSPHFMIDEDSLPVGAAVHAAVAERYLNDKRS, encoded by the exons ATGCCCAAATCCCAAATCACAAATCTCTGTCTCTTCTTTCTCTCTCTCAAAAAAAAAAAGACGGAACAAGTTATGGACAGTCTCCAAAAACTCAACCTTCTTTTCATCTCTCTAGCCATAACAATCGTCTCTCTCAACATCGCCACCGATTTACCTTTCATCGAAGTCAAATTTCCAAACAACAATATATTACTACGGACAACGCCGGTTAAAAACCAGTCGTCCAGTATACCAAGTCGGGTCGGATCAGATGAGTGTCGGCTATGGACCCAAGTCTGTTCCGATGAAATTCTCCGGCTAGCTCACGAACCGGAGAACGTGGCGTGGCTCAAACGCGTGAGGAGAACAATTCATGAAAACCCGGAGCTTGCGTTTGAGGAGTTTGAGACGAGTAGGCTCGTTCGGACCGAGCTGGATCGTTTGGATATTCGGTACAAATATCCGTTAGCTAAAACGGGTATTCGAGCTTGGATCGGATCCGGTGGCGCCCCTTTTGTTGCTGTTCGGGCTGATATGGATGCCCTTCCTATTCAG GAAGCAGTGGAATGGAAACACAAAAGCAAAGTTGCAGGCAAAATGCACGCTTGCGGTCATGATGCACATGTCACTATGCTTCTTGGTGCTGCTCAGATTCTGAAGTCTCGTGAACATCTTCTCAAG GGAACAGTGATTCTACTATTCCAACCAGCAGAAGAAGCTGGAAACGGTGCCAAGAAGATGATTGAAGACGGAGCCTTGGATGACGTGGAGGCTATCTTTGCAGTCCATGTTTCCCACGAGCATCCAACGGGCGTCATTGGATCTAGGAGTGGTCCTCTGCTCGCGGGATGTGGATTTTTCCGGGCAATCATTACTTCGGAAGAGTCCGGAAGCTCTGCTGATCTTATTATTGCAGCTTCTTCCGCCGTCATAAGCCTTCAAGGCATTGTATCACGTGAAGCTAGTCCTCTTGATGCTCAG GTTGTGTCGGTGACTTCGTTTGATGGCGGTCACAGTCTCGATGCAGTGCCGGATACGGTGGTTCTTGGGGGCACTTTCAGAGCTTTTTCCAACTCAAGCTTCTACTACCTTATGAAGCGTATTCGAGAG GTACTAATGGAACAGGTAGGGGTTTTCGGTTGCAAAGCGACACTGAATTTCTTTGAGGAGCAGAACGCAATTTACCCGCCAACCACAAACGACGACGGAATGTACACACACTTGAAAAAAGTCACCGTTGATTTGTTGGGAGACAACAACTTCGCGGTGGCTCCACAAGTTATGGGAGCTGAAGATTTTGCATTCTACTCAGAGGTCATCCCGGCCGCATTCTACTTCATTGGCATAAGAAATGAGGAACTTGGATCAGTCCACATTGGTCATTCACCGCATTTTATGATCGATGAAGATAGTTTACCGGTTGGAGCCGCTGTTCACGCCGCCGTGGCTGAGAGATACTTAAATGATAAACGTTCATAA